In Arabidopsis thaliana ecotype Col-0 mitochondrion, complete genome, the following proteins share a genomic window:
- the cox2 gene encoding cytochrome c oxidase subunit 2 has protein sequence MIVLKWLFFTISPCDAAEPWQLGFQDAATPIMQGIIDLHHDIFFFLILILVFVLWILVRALWHFHYKKNAIPQRIVHGTTIEILWTIFPSIILMFIAIPSFALLYSMDEVVVDPAITIKAIGHQWYWTYEYSDYNSSDEQSLTFDSYMIPEEDLELGQLRLLEVDNRVVVPAKTHLRIIVTSADVLHSWAVPSLGVKCDAVPGRLNQISILVQREGVYYGQCSEICGTNHAFMPIVVEAVSRKDYGSWVSNQLIPQTGEA, from the exons ATGATTGTTCTAAAATGGTTATTCCTCACAATTTCTCCTTGTGATGCAGCGGAACCATGGCAATTAGGATCTCAAGACGCAGCTACACCTATAATGCAAGGAATAATAGACTTACATCACGATATCTTTTTCTTCCTCATTCTGATTTTGGTTTTCGTATTATGGATCTTGGTTCGCGCTTTATGGCATTTCCACTATAAAAAAAATGCAATCCCGCAAAGGATTGTTCATGGAACTACTATCGAGATTCTTCGGACCATCTTTCCTAGTATCATCTCGATGTTCATTGCTATACCATCATTTGCTCTCTTATACTCAATGGACGAGGTAGTAGTAGATCCAGCCATTACTATCAAAGCTATTGGACATCAATGGTATCGGACTTATGAGTATTCTGACTATAACAGTTCCGATGAGCAGTCACTCACTTTTGACAGTTATATGATTCCAGAAGAAGATCTAGAATTGGGTCAATCACGTTTATTAGAAGTGGACAATAGAGTGGTTGTACCAGCCAAAACTCATCTACGTATTATTGTAACATCTGCTGATGTACCTCATAGTTGGGCTGTACCTTCCTCAGGTGTCAAATGTGATGCTGTACCTGGTCGTTTAAATCAAATCTCTATTTTGGTACAACGAGAAGGAGTTTACTATGGTCAGTGCAGTGAGATTTGTGGAACTAATCATGCCTTTACGC CTATCGTCGTAGAAGCTGTTCCTAGGAAAGATTATGGTTCTCGGGTATCCAATCAATTAATCCCCCAAACCGGGGAAGCTTAA